The window GGTAGGCACCAACCCCCGGACACTGGAGATGCCTCTGTCACCTTCGTCCTTGTCCCATCTGACCAAAATGGAGGCCAGCAACACCTTGGTGGTGCCCAGCCATTTTGTGATGCCAGTGCAGAGCTTTGACCAGtgctgcagcatggggaatgGCCCCATGGACTCACAGGTGGTCCCAGGAGAGATGGCGCGGGAAGCCCACATCTTTGTCATCAGCGACCACGGGATGCCACTGGTGGACGTGGACTGCGGCTCCCTGGGGAGGAGAAGTAGAGCGGAAACACAGAGCTCGGTGTCATCCAGCTCGGCCCTGGGGGTGAAATGCTGCCAGTCACCCATCGCCCTCGCCATCCTCCTCATCTTGACTGTGGCCATGCTGGCGGCTGTGCTGCCTTGGCTGCTGCTGGTGAAGAGGGACTCATAGCAGGGATGGGATCAGCTCAGCTACTGGAGAGGTGTCACTGACAGACCTAGGGCTGGGACGTCTCTCAAAAGATCCCATGAGAAAGTCCAGAAGCAGCTCCAGGTGAAGCTCTCTCATCTGGCCAGGGACTGAATGGACTTTCAGACCTTTCTGCAGATCTCCTGGCGCTCACAGGCACTGCTGGCATTTTCCACCTCTTTTGCTTAAAATATGGCCAGTCAAACCCTGCCAGTGGGTTTCTCCAGTGTCTTAGCAGAGAGGGTGGTTGCTCCTCCCACACCCTGTGACAGTGTGTGCGGGGAGTGGTGAGGCTGTGCTGGTCCCTCCTCTCCATCTCAGCTCCTGGGGGGCTGTGACCCTGGCACCCAGGAACCCAAAGCCTGGGGACAGCTAAGGGCTCTGTGCATTGGAGGGTCATGCTGCCAGTCTGTGGGGCTTTTGGAGGTCCCCAGGTTCCTGGCTGGCTGTCGAGGTCATCAAGGTATGAGGTGCAGCCACCCTGGAGCAGAAACTCATGGCTTTCCATCCCAAAGTTGTGAGCCTTCAGCTACCAGGCAACAAGAGCAGCAAAACCAGCGGATGGAGAGTGCGATCCTGGCCTCCACGAGCAGACTTTCCCCTCCGTCAGCCAGCATTCCCCTCCCTGCAGAGTGATGGGGTGGGAAGGGACACCAGCTCATCCCCCAGGCAGTCCCGGCCTTGCCCTCCCTCACCCCTCTCTCTGAGATCCCCAGGGTTTTGGCCATCCTCCCGGTGTCACAggcatccctcctgccctggggatccagggacaggcagtggggtgtggggcagggagcTAAACCAAAGGTCTGGACTGTATAAGGGTGCAGATTTGGGATCCCACCCTGCTCTCTTTGCTAGAGCCCTGTGCCTCGGCAGAGTGATGTTTCCTCGTCCCTATATCCAGCTCCTGAGGGTTAACACCCGGCGGCACATTTTCACCCATGCCAAACAGGTTAGGCACGGCTCAGCTCCGCATGCCTCCCGGCTTTGACCTCTTTGGCAGCAGTCCCACCCAGGGGAGTCTCAGCCCCTCATCCCAGGGGCCCTGGTTTGGGAGGGGAGTGGACATCTGAGAGGCACAGCTGAGATTTGGGACCCTCCGTGCCTGCtctcaggggaggggggagtggggGCTGCTGGTCACTCCCATGCCAGAGCTGCCCACTGGTGCTGGGCCCCCCATTGTGTTTTTCCCCAGCTGTGCACCCCAATGCAGCATCTGCACCCTCGCTGCCACCTTTGTCCTCCTGACCCAGTCCCTGGCCCTGTGGGTGCTGCTTTCGGCCAGTCATTCGGGAATGTACCCTGAGGGCTGCGGCGCTTTCACGGGCACCTCAACGTGTccgggagcaggagcaggacGTACCTCACCAGCGCCCGTGGAAGGTGACAGCGGGGTGGAGGGCTGGCGCACTGTTCCCATGCCCCTGAAGTGAGGTTCCCGCTGCATGGCTGAGCATCAGGTAGGGCAAACATGGCCAGCAGTGCCACCGAGGCAGCTTTGGGATCAGCCAGAACATTTCAGGGGAACGAATAAGAACCGCTTGGGGCTGGAAAGGGGTGAGCAGTCTGGGGTAGAGGAGCTGATGGCATCCCACCCCTTCCTCTGGGGTTACAACCAGGGCATGGTGTCCTGGCTGGGCTGCTGACTGGCAGGCTTCTCCCTGTGATGCTGTTATTGCACTCCCGcaccctgtgcctcagtttccccacccacACCCGGGGTGCAATGACACTGACCCCTGCATGAAGCACTGGGAGATCACCTGGTAAAAAGTGCTTGAGACACCACGCTGGAATGGAAATCCTATTTCATAAGAAATGATTACCTGATAATGACGCATCCATGCCtcattatttaataataaacCTTATTATTAATCTGTCTGGGGAATTAATGCAGGGTGCCAGGGAACCAGCCCCTTGGCAGAGGGCTGCTGGGAGGTGGGAGTGGGGCCCCCCTCCTCTGCACCCCGGGGGCGCTCCCCGGTGGTAGGGCTGGAAGAacccactttctgctgctgttgcagcagaAGGGGCAACGGGGACAGGAAAGAGCTTCAGTGGCAGCACTGGGATGAGATGGGATGTCTTGTGCTGTGTCAGGGTCACGGGCTCCAGCAGGACCAGTGGAGAGGGGACCAAGGCTGGGGTTCTTATCAGCAGGGGCAGCCAGTGCCATGGACCTGGAGGTCTGAAGTGGGGGTCCAGGGGCATCACCCCCTTCGGAGGTGAGGAGGGCGTTTGCCACAGGGTGGCACTGCTTGGCCAGGGATGGCTGCCAGGGCTGGCACAGTGGCAGGACAAGCCTTGGGGAATGGCACGCTGGGCCCTCAGCCCCTGCCTTTGGTAGGTGAGGGTCAGGCAGCAAGACGTTGGAGATTCCCTGGGAAATCCTGCGCTGAGCATCCACTAGTGCTGCTGGGGGTGGCACGCTCCTGCGCCCGCGGGCACGAGCCAGGGCCCGTTTGCACCGGCACCTGCTGCATCAGCCTGCAGTCACGTCTGCTGCTCAGAGCCAGCTGATCGCCCACCATCCCCACATCCTCACCAGAGCCACCTTATCTCCAGGCAGCGGGGCCCGTGTTTGGTGCTCTTGGAGGCACGGATGTCTGTTGGTTTAGGTCAGGGTCTGCCTGCATCTGGGAGACATGTTCCCAGCCCTTTCCTGTGCAAATGGAAAAGCTGCCATCATCCTATTTTCTTGTTATTAAAGCTGATGGCCAGAGCCAGACCTTCCCGAGCCCTCTCCTGCTGATGGTCCCTGGGGAAGAGTTTTGGATCTCCAGCAAACCAGAGCCCCCAGCTGCTGTACAGCTTGTCCTCCCACCAGGCATGTGTCTGTTAGAGGATATTGGGGCCATTTCCAGCTAAGTCCTGAGTAACTCAGTGCTTTGGTTTATCATGGTGACCTAATGGCCCAAGGATAACTCatgcctgcagctctgggacGTGTATTGGATGGTGGTGTTCTCTGCAAATGTCCCTGCATGGCGGGGACACTCGCATAGTCCTGCTTTGACCCTGCCACGCCCATCAGCAGAGATGCCAGCATGGGGCTGTGGGCAGCCGGTTGCTCACTCACAGCCAAATTTGCTGGTGAACGGCCCCATGCAGCACCTTGCACACTTACCCTTAGCTGTAGGCTCCTGGGACATGGCCAGAGCTTGTGATTTGAGCTGGGAGCTGCCGGCAATTGCTGGTGATGCCCTGAGTGCCCTGGCTCCATCGCGCCTTTACATCACTGGTATCACACCCCAAATGCCCCCCCtgacacacacacaacccccagCAACCCCGTGGCTCACATCAGCATCCCCTTCACGCTACCGACctggcccagccctgctccccctctGCCCTTTCCATCGCTGGAGAGGGCTGGAGTCTCCCATCCCCTGTCCCATGGGAGGCCCCAGTGATGCTGGAGCCGTGTCCTCCTGCCTGCATGTACGAGCCCAGTGGCCAGGCTCTGTTCACACGCTGCTGCAGGCCGCCCAAGGCAGTAACCTGCGGAGTGCATGGGCCAGGCGGCCGGTAGAGCCCATTAGGGCAATTATTTCCTAATGTGCATGTGGGGAGGAAGCTAATGGCTCTCTCCTGCATGTAAGGAAGGCCAGCGCGCGTGCACACAAAATTAAGGGTCAGCTAATGGCATTGGCATAGCTAAAGGGCCAGAGACACATCCTTCAGGCAGCTCTGGAGGAGAGGACATGTCCCTGGTGGACAGGGACCTTGTAGGACACAGTGATGAGGACAAAGGGCTCTCAGTGACGGGGCAAAATGCCAGAAGCCCCGGTGTTGGTTTGGGGCTGCTCTGCAAGCACATGGCAAGAAATAAAGCCCAGtctgggctgggggtgggtgcTTGTGTGTAGGGGTAGAGTGTGGCCCTGAGGGCATaggtgtgtgtgtatttgcacGTGTGTCCATGTGTCCTTATGCTCAGCAAGCAGCTGGCTGCGTGCATGGGAGAATGTGTATGACTGTCAGTGCACGTGTTTCCATGCATGTTTTCATTCCCACGTATTTTGTTTCAAGCAGCTGCCAAGGCGCGTGTATGCCTCAGCGAATGCTATCCAAAGAGATCCGGCATCTTCCATCCCACCAGCATGGTCTTGGGACTGCGGCACCAGTTATCCCCATGGAGGGAGCTGACGAACTGATCTCCTGCTGGCCAGCACAGCCATGCTGTGGAACCTGCCTGTGGactgcttttaaagcaaatgaaagtCCTCTCTCCACTGCCCCCCTCTGCATGGGTCAGTTTGGGAATGTCCCATCCCTCTGAACTCTGTAGTGCCCACACCTTCATCTCCTCCATCATGGTGGGGTTGGAGCTCTCCTCCACCCTGGCCGTGCTCAGTGGGGGCAGCCCAGTCCTGGGCAGGGACATAAGGGTGGAGGTGCCAGAGGACACCAGGCCCCGGGGTCTGAGAGGCGTTTTCCCCTTTGCTGTGGTAGGAGAAGTCTCCAGGCGATGTGTCTTCCCAGGAGCCCTGCAGTTTGGCCACAGGCTGGATGAGCACAGACATGTGACCCCTAACTCGACCAGCAGGATGGGCAGGTCACCGCTCTCGGTGTAATTGCCTGTCTTCTCCGACACCTATTGTGCTACTGACTCCAGCCCTCAACCCACTTGCAGCGGGCACCATCTCCTACTGTGGACATCTTCTGTCCCTCTGTGCTGGAGACATCGTGGTGTGTCCCCgaaagcagcctttcccactcacCCCCTGGCAGGTCCCAGGGCTCCCGGGCAGTGGGATCCACCATGCTACGGGATCCCAAAGCAgtgtccagcctccctgctcttgGGCATTGCATGCTGCAGGCAGAGCGCTTCGGCGTGTAGTGCTGAGCATCGCTGCTGCTCAGCCAGACAGGCTGGCTTGAGGACCTTCCCTGGGTGCcagctggctggaaaaggggTCGGGATGTCTCTGCCAGCTCTGTGTTTTTATAAACATGGCTATGTGGAGCAAGCTTGTATGACCTGCTACAGGTTTTGGGAGCCTGTTGAGGGAGGACTCGGGCACGGCAGCTGTCTGCCCATGCAGAGCCTTCTGAGGATCCTTCTGAGGATGCTTCTGAGGATGGTTCTCTTCTCACAAGAAGGAGGGGGTACAGATCCTTCCATCAACCTgtcctctgctctcctgaaggaGAGGTCTCCTGCACTCCTGTAGCCCCTACAGGAACACCAGTCCACAACATGAGCACAAGGGTTTAATACTCTCTTTTTAGGAGAGGGCACCAGAACCACCCCAGGTTTGAGCCATTTCTCCCAAGTACTCAGAGATGATTATTCACTGGGTGGAGCACTGGTTTGAGCTAGAAGAATAGTTGGGTGATGAGTGCATGGGTATGAATAGATGGATGGACATATGGAGTGTCAGGTCAGTATGAGAATGGGTATTAGATGGAGGTATGCCTGTGCGAGGATAAAAGGCTGTGGGGATGAATGGATAGATGGGTGGACTTCCACAGCTCTCCATGTGGGATGGACAGTAGATAAAGTGGGCATGGGGATGATACACAGGACTATGCAAGGTGACCTAAGACTTGCCATGATACTGTGGCCCCCCGGAACCCCCTCTTTGGTTATGTGGCAGCTTGAGCTGTGCATACACCAGGGTTGTGTTTCCAGCCCTGCTCAGATGGTGTGGGATAGAAACATGGACAGGAGTGGGTGAAAGTCCCAGGAAGCCCTGGCCAGTGTTGCAAAGGGTCAGAGCCAGAACAGCCGAGAGGCTGGCAGGCGTTCCTGATGCAGCATTTAACATGTTCTCCTGCACAACGTCCAACCATTAACTTTACCATTCCTGAGTCATCTTCCACCACTGCCTCCACCCATCATCCACAGCATTGTTTTACTCTGCAGGTGGAGATGTCCTGCAGGCAGTCAGCACATCATGCTAACTGGTCTGCAGCACCTGGGGTGGCAGCTGATGCGGCCCCAAGTGTCCTCTGtcatctccttcccttcctctgcccGGGGTGGGATGGCTGCAGGCCATGCTATGCTCTAGCTATGCCTGTTGTCTCACTGGaacctcttcccctccctgtgcAAGCTGATCTCAGATGGCCTGTCATCCCTCCATCAGCCTCCAGCATGGGCAGGACCCCTGGCAGATCCCAGCATGCGCGATTTCCCTGGCTGGAGGGCACACACTGCCCTTCCCACACTAACAGCTCAAGATCTTTGCATGATGGCAGCAGGGCTATGAACCCTGGGTAATGGCTGCATAATGCATCATTAGCAGGAAAAGGTGGCATTTTTATGGCACGGAGATGGGAGAAGTGGGAATTGCACAGGGCCCAGGAGTGCTTACTGGCCAGACACATCAGCAGGCTCCATTAGGAACCAGCCTCTGAAAGCCCCAGCTCCATCAACTGAGATCTCACCATGAATAATTGAGAAGGAGGCTCCTCCAAGCTCcatcccctcccctgcacccagccAGGGCTCCTGGAGAGCCACAGTCAGTCAGAGGCTGGAGTGGGGCTGTCCTGGTTTGTCCAACGTGGCCGGTGTGGGACATGGACAAGAGGTGACACCGACCCAGCTGGCTGTCCCTATGCCTGGGTCTCTCCAGCCAAGATCCTTTTGGCTCCATCTCCAGCACATGGCAGACACCTTTTTACATTGTCCACCTGTGCCAGCATATGGGGCATGGCCCTGGGCTGGACTCTTCTTCTTGGGCTTTGCAGAAGAGTGGGGTTTTCCGAGCCTACAATGGGACTGGAAGTTTGGCAGGGCATCAGGGGCTTAGCTAGTGTCCTCACTGTGAGATGAATGCCCACGGCTGGGGTAATTCACCGGGACGGGATCCCCAAGCCCTCAGCTGAGGGATCGTGGGgacaggagctgggctggagccagTCCCTTGGTGAGGGTCTGATCGCAGCACGGCACAGCAGAGCCGTGGCGCAGAGGAGCGTGTGGCTGACCTCGCACTCCTCTGCATTGCCTGGCAGAAGCACCCCGGGACACATCCTGCTCAGCTGGCTGGGGAGGTTTTACACTTCCCTGTGTCATTCTTACAGATCCTTTTTGTCAAAAACTCAGCAACCtaccatgaaaaaaaaccctggaataTCATCACACTTTCTTTCCATCAACTGCTGGCAAAGAcctgcaaatgtattttctaaGAAGAGCTTCTTTTCAACAGGTTTTGCTTCAAATGATGTCCCATTTTGCAACAGCAAATTGAGCTGGGAAAACCACTTTTCTTGTCTCAAGTGTGACTTCTCTGCTGGTTAATAGCCAGCGCTCCCCGTGGTCGCTGGTGGCAGGCCTGTGGCTGATGCTCCTGGTCCTGGGTGCAGGCGGGGATTGGTGATGCTGAGGTGGGGTGtgcccaggggtgctgcagggccaGTGCTGGGCACCCAACTCACTGTGCAAAGGCAGATCCTGGCACACGCATACAGGAGCCCTCACATGTCCTCTCCGCAGCAGACCTGAAGACGAGCAGTGTTTGTAATCCACCACGGTGTGCCTGAAGGCGGGAAAGTCAGGGGTTTAATGAGAAGCTGCATGCTGAGAAACATTTGTGTGTGATAGGAAAGCCTAAGGTTGCTTTACTTAACTAAAAGGTGTGGAGCCTCCTAGAAAACCCATCCTGCCTGGTCAGACGCCTTGGGGGTTGGAGCTGCCAGGCACTGATACAATCCAGGATTGCAGGTGGCTGCTGTGATATCAGGGATCTCCAGGGCCCCATGTGGGAGCACATCCTTGGGGAGAGCTGATGACGGTGTCTGCTGGAGCGAGATCTTGTCCCCGGCCAGCCCTGGTGGAAGGGTTCAGTCCCAAGGTTTTCATTCCCTGGGAACTGATTGTATCGAGAGTGGATGGAGAGCAGCCATGAAGCACTGCTGAGCATCGGTAATGGCAGTCACAAATGAGCTTGGTGGCCGCTCAGGGAAAGCACTAGCCATGAGGCCCAGGTGGATGGCAGAGCCACCCAGCCGTCACCGGTGCTTTGGCAGTTGATCTCCTCACAGCCAGGCTCTGGAGCCGCAGCCAGCCCCAGGGATGCACAGGGATGCCGGTGCTGCACAAGGCCCGTGTGTCGCCAGGAGCTGTCCCTCAGCTTTGCACCCGGCGGCTACAGCGAAGCCCCTGGGCGAGCGCCTTTGGCCGCTGGTGACACCAGCACTTCCTCCCACCCCTCTCGCTAATGACTGCAGGGCTCGCAGTTACCTTTCAAGTGAGCAGCAATTAGCTTCTGGCTAGCACTCCTGGGCTGATCCATTTGGAGCCCTGCCAGGGCTAAGACAGGCATTAACGGAGCCCGGTTCGTTAGTGGAGGCTGGGCAGAGCAGTGGGGCTGGGCACAGCGGAGGGGCCGGGCTGTGGGATGGAAGGGGTAGCAAGACCCGGGAGACTGcccatccttcctcttcctcgGCGGCCCTGAGGCTGCAGGGATGTGTCTCTGCTTCAGCTGATGGGCTGGAGACAGGTGCCATTGCCCTTCCTCATGAAAAACAAGCAGGATCATGCTTTTCCTCCTGTATGTACCACCACAAACAGCTCCGTGGTGTGAATGGAAGCTGCTGGCTGTGTTGTCACAACAGGTGGCTCAGGGACAAGGTTCTGCCTCTGCCTGAGAGAGGACAAGAGGT is drawn from Aptenodytes patagonicus chromosome 16, bAptPat1.pri.cur, whole genome shotgun sequence and contains these coding sequences:
- the RNF222 gene encoding RING finger protein 222, translating into MSETSSSKEGPPAECPVCYEKFHPLEATHRKLSCGHTFCHDCLVKCLLSAKLNGQVQSSIICPVCRYVTFLSKKAALWPPKVGTNPRTLEMPLSPSSLSHLTKMEASNTLVVPSHFVMPVQSFDQCCSMGNGPMDSQVVPGEMAREAHIFVISDHGMPLVDVDCGSLGRRSRAETQSSVSSSSALGVKCCQSPIALAILLILTVAMLAAVLPWLLLVKRDS